In a single window of the Campylobacter fetus subsp. testudinum 03-427 genome:
- the rplL gene encoding 50S ribosomal protein L7/L12 (Pfam matches to PF00542.15 Ribosomal_L12, and to PF16320.1 Ribosomal_L12_N), with product MAITKEDVLEFISNLSVLELSELVKEFEEKFGVSAAPVMIAGAAGGAAVEAAEEKTEFNIVLVDAGDKKINVIKVVRALTGLGLKEAKDAVEGTPSVLKEGVSKDEAEAAKKELEEAGAKVELK from the coding sequence ATGGCAATAACTAAAGAAGATGTATTAGAATTTATTTCTAATCTTTCTGTATTAGAACTAAGTGAATTAGTAAAAGAATTTGAAGAGAAATTCGGCGTAAGCGCTGCTCCTGTTATGATAGCTGGCGCAGCTGGTGGAGCTGCTGTTGAAGCTGCTGAAGAGAAAACTGAGTTTAATATCGTTCTAGTTGATGCTGGCGATAAAAAAATTAACGTTATTAAAGTTGTTCGCGCTCTTACAGGTCTTGGTCTTAAAGAGGCTAAAGACGCTGTTGAAGGAACTCCATCGGTTCTTAAAGAGGGTGTTAGCAAAGATGAGGCAGAGGCAGCTAAAAAAGAGCTTGAAGAAGCTGGCGCTAAAGTCGAACTTAAATAA